Proteins co-encoded in one Desulfurobacteriaceae bacterium genomic window:
- a CDS encoding response regulator encodes MKVLIVDDEKTIRGTLKEILEEEGFEVFVEDTGSKVLRALENIQPEILILDLFLPGISGMDVLESLYDKGFTKNTAVIIVSGHGTVETSVKAMKLGAFDFIEKPIKYEKLLKTIESAKDFVIQSRTKDFDASYTELPLRKAKETFEKRYIEEVLKKFNWDLKKAAAFMEIDISNLYRKLNKYGINNQ; translated from the coding sequence ATGAAGGTTCTAATAGTTGATGATGAAAAGACTATAAGAGGAACTTTAAAAGAGATTTTGGAAGAAGAAGGTTTTGAAGTCTTTGTTGAAGATACTGGATCTAAGGTTTTAAGGGCTCTTGAAAACATACAACCTGAAATCTTAATCCTTGACCTGTTTTTACCGGGAATATCTGGAATGGATGTCTTAGAGAGCTTATATGATAAAGGATTTACAAAAAATACCGCAGTGATAATAGTATCTGGACATGGAACGGTTGAAACTTCTGTAAAAGCTATGAAGCTTGGGGCTTTTGACTTTATAGAGAAGCCTATCAAGTACGAAAAACTTTTAAAAACCATTGAAAGTGCAAAAGATTTTGTTATCCAAAGTAGAACAAAGGATTTTGATGCTTCCTATACAGAACTTCCCTTAAGAAAAGCAAAAGAAACATTTGAGAAAAGGTACATAGAAGAAGTACTGAAGAAGTTTAACTGGGATTTAAAAAAAGCTGCCGCCTTTATGGAAATAGATATTTCAAATCTTTACAGGAAACTAAATAAATACGGCATAAACAATCAATGA
- the dnaX gene encoding DNA polymerase III subunit gamma/tau has protein sequence MAYIAIPRKYRPTRFREVTGQEYITETLKNAIKTGRFAHAYIFAGPRGVGKTTTARIVAKALNCENLQDGEPCNTCKSCVEISKGSFPDVIEIDAATNRGIDQIRELRESVNYAPSKGKKKVYIIDEFHMLTKEAFNALLKTLEEPPSHVVFILATTEIDKIPPTILSRCQKYIFRKIPKDLMVRTLKEICEKENVRYEEEALFLIATASEGCMRDAESLLDQAIALGNGEVRTREVSEFLGVLTSEKILEILKLSFAGDKQALREILKNLENQGYNPSFIVKQLLEKVESQFIEGGEFSDEELVAAFKILSDAYKGIAFHPYPYTALFFYLYKLSYFKDVKRITELTTGNLVVQDAEKKTQETKQSSDIYIKEIREKESFVEIIPKNSIAYEILKGRLEELEKRFGKRVKLLKVESESPKKEFKISPESEAKIEKLLKTFDGKLFPGYPKVIDEGSNS, from the coding sequence ACAAGGTTTAGAGAAGTAACGGGACAGGAATACATTACGGAAACCTTAAAAAATGCCATAAAAACCGGTCGTTTTGCCCACGCTTACATATTTGCAGGACCTCGTGGAGTAGGTAAAACAACTACAGCAAGGATTGTTGCTAAAGCTTTAAACTGCGAGAACCTACAAGATGGAGAACCTTGTAATACTTGTAAGTCTTGTGTAGAAATTTCTAAAGGTTCATTCCCAGATGTAATAGAGATTGATGCAGCAACAAATAGGGGAATTGATCAAATAAGAGAATTAAGAGAGTCTGTTAACTACGCTCCAAGCAAAGGAAAAAAGAAAGTTTACATCATAGATGAATTTCATATGCTAACAAAAGAAGCTTTCAACGCTCTTCTTAAAACCTTAGAGGAACCACCTTCACACGTCGTATTCATCTTGGCAACCACAGAAATAGATAAGATTCCTCCTACTATTCTTTCAAGATGCCAAAAATACATCTTTAGAAAAATCCCAAAAGATTTAATGGTGAGAACATTAAAGGAAATATGTGAAAAGGAAAATGTTAGATATGAAGAGGAAGCTCTATTTCTCATTGCCACAGCCTCAGAAGGTTGTATGAGAGATGCTGAAAGTCTTTTAGACCAAGCTATCGCCCTTGGTAATGGAGAAGTTAGGACAAGAGAGGTTTCTGAGTTCTTAGGAGTTTTAACTTCTGAGAAAATCTTAGAAATATTAAAACTTTCTTTTGCAGGTGATAAACAAGCTTTAAGGGAAATTTTGAAAAACTTAGAAAATCAAGGTTACAACCCAAGTTTTATTGTAAAACAGCTTTTAGAAAAAGTTGAAAGTCAATTTATCGAAGGAGGTGAATTTTCAGACGAGGAACTTGTAGCTGCGTTCAAAATACTCTCTGATGCTTATAAAGGAATAGCTTTTCATCCTTATCCTTATACAGCACTGTTCTTTTACCTTTACAAGCTATCCTACTTTAAGGATGTAAAGAGAATAACAGAACTCACAACAGGAAATCTTGTAGTTCAAGACGCAGAAAAAAAAACTCAAGAAACTAAGCAATCGTCAGACATTTACATAAAAGAGATTCGTGAAAAAGAATCCTTTGTGGAAATTATTCCTAAGAACAGCATAGCCTATGAAATCTTAAAAGGTAGATTGGAAGAACTTGAAAAGAGATTTGGAAAAAGGGTAAAACTTCTTAAAGTAGAAAGTGAATCTCCAAAGAAAGAGTTTAAAATTTCTCCTGAATCTGAGGCAAAGATAGAAAAACTTCTAAAGACCTTTGATGGAAAACTTTTTCCCGGATACCCGAAGGTGATAGATGAAGGTTCTAATAGTTGA